Proteins encoded by one window of Bacillota bacterium LX-D:
- a CDS encoding glutamate synthase-related protein, which yields MGINYLTPQFEVVRKEKKCIKCRVCERQCANDVHSYDAETNEMVADDSKCVCCHRCVALCPTQALRIRKYQHEFRENPNWTKQAITEIYKQADSGGVLLSSMGTPAAHPIYWDRLLINASQVTNPSIDPLREPMETRVYLGAKPEKLAFNSDGTLQEKLPPHLFLNVPIMFSAMSYGSISRNAHESIARAAEELGTFYNTGEGGLHKDFYKYSSNTIVQVASGRFGVHKGYLDAGAAIEIKMGQGAKPGIGGHLPGEKVGEDVSKTRMIPLGSDAISPAPHHDIYSIEDLRQLVYSLKEATNYKKPIIVKVAAVNNVAAIASGIARSGADIIAIDGYRGGTGAAPTRIRDNVGIPIEFALASVDQRLRDEGIRNKVSLVIGGSIRNSADIVKAIALGADAVYIGTAALIALGCHVCRSCHSGKCNWGIATQRPDLVKRLNPDIGYKRLVNLVSAWDHEIKEMLGGMGINAIESLRGNRLMLRGIELNQKELEILGVQHAGE from the coding sequence ATGGGAATTAATTATCTAACACCGCAATTTGAAGTTGTGCGGAAGGAAAAGAAATGTATTAAATGCCGCGTCTGTGAAAGACAGTGTGCCAATGATGTCCATAGTTATGACGCTGAAACTAATGAAATGGTGGCAGATGATAGTAAATGTGTTTGTTGTCATAGATGTGTAGCCCTTTGCCCTACTCAGGCCTTAAGGATTAGAAAATATCAGCATGAATTTCGTGAAAACCCAAACTGGACTAAACAGGCCATTACTGAAATCTATAAACAAGCTGATAGCGGAGGAGTACTGCTATCTTCCATGGGTACTCCTGCAGCTCATCCAATTTATTGGGACAGACTGTTGATTAATGCCAGTCAGGTAACTAATCCTTCCATTGACCCTTTAAGAGAGCCTATGGAGACACGGGTATATTTAGGTGCTAAGCCTGAAAAGTTAGCTTTTAACAGCGATGGAACCTTACAAGAAAAGCTGCCTCCTCATTTATTTTTAAATGTGCCGATTATGTTTTCAGCCATGTCCTATGGTTCTATTAGCCGCAACGCCCACGAAAGTATTGCTAGGGCTGCAGAAGAATTAGGCACATTTTATAACACTGGGGAGGGCGGCCTGCACAAAGATTTTTATAAATATAGCAGTAATACAATTGTGCAGGTAGCTTCGGGAAGGTTTGGAGTTCATAAAGGATATTTAGATGCCGGTGCAGCTATTGAAATTAAAATGGGACAGGGTGCAAAGCCTGGCATTGGCGGCCATTTACCAGGTGAAAAAGTTGGAGAAGACGTTTCCAAAACTAGGATGATACCTCTAGGCTCCGATGCAATTTCACCAGCCCCGCACCATGATATTTACTCTATTGAGGATTTGCGACAGCTGGTTTACTCACTAAAAGAAGCTACAAATTACAAAAAACCTATTATTGTCAAAGTGGCTGCAGTCAACAATGTAGCTGCTATCGCCTCTGGAATTGCCCGCTCTGGTGCAGATATTATTGCCATTGATGGGTACAGAGGTGGAACCGGTGCTGCTCCTACTAGAATCAGAGACAATGTAGGTATCCCAATTGAGTTTGCTTTAGCCTCCGTAGATCAGAGATTAAGAGATGAAGGCATTAGAAATAAAGTTTCTTTGGTTATTGGAGGAAGTATTCGCAATAGCGCTGACATTGTTAAAGCCATTGCTCTAGGGGCTGATGCAGTGTACATTGGTACGGCCGCTTTAATTGCATTAGGCTGCCATGTTTGCAGAAGCTGCCACTCTGGTAAATGCAACTGGGGCATTGCCACTCAGCGCCCGGACTTAGTTAAAAGGTTAAATCCCGATATTGGGTATAAACGTTTGGTCAACCTAGTCAGTGCTTGGGACCATGAAATTAAGGAAATGCTGGGAGGCATGGGGATTAATGCTATTGAAAGCTTAAGAGGCAATCGCCTTATGCTGCGGGGCATTGAACTAAATCAGAAGGAATTGGAAATACTCGGCGTGCAACACGCCGGTGAATAA
- a CDS encoding glutamine amidotransferase family protein: protein MLLKEGQVRIPSGCAISGIFSKKGRRLRGDKIVKSISVMHDRSNGLGGGFAGYGIYPEYSDLYALHVFFDSNESREETERFINRYFDVINLSRIPTQKHPRITDAPLIWRYFVAPLHGKLEESQLQEKEYVARCVIKINTQIDGAYVFSSGKNMGVFKAVGFPEDVGAFYRLEEYAGYCWTAHGRYPTNTPGWWGGAHPFSLLDYTIVHNGEISSYDANRRFIEMFGYKCTLLTDTEVITYIFDYLNRRQGLNLIDIASIIAAPFWDEIDRMPKESREKFSALRTIYASLLITGPFSIILGYEGGMMALNDRLKLRSMVAAEKDDLVLVASEECAIRIICPEVDKIWSPKGGEPVIASLSGGKANGN from the coding sequence ATGTTGCTAAAAGAAGGTCAGGTAAGGATACCGTCAGGTTGTGCTATTTCCGGAATCTTTAGTAAGAAAGGCAGAAGGCTGCGAGGAGATAAAATTGTTAAATCCATATCGGTTATGCACGATCGCTCAAACGGTTTAGGAGGTGGATTTGCCGGCTACGGCATTTACCCCGAATATAGTGATTTGTATGCGCTCCATGTATTTTTTGATAGTAATGAGTCTAGGGAAGAAACGGAAAGGTTTATTAACAGATATTTTGATGTAATTAACTTAAGCCGTATTCCGACGCAAAAACATCCCCGAATAACTGATGCACCTCTAATCTGGAGATATTTTGTTGCTCCTTTGCATGGAAAACTGGAGGAAAGTCAGTTACAAGAAAAAGAATATGTGGCAAGGTGTGTCATTAAAATCAATACCCAAATTGATGGCGCCTATGTCTTTTCCAGTGGAAAAAATATGGGCGTTTTTAAAGCCGTAGGCTTTCCGGAAGATGTTGGAGCTTTTTATCGATTAGAGGAGTATGCCGGCTACTGTTGGACGGCCCATGGCAGATACCCTACAAATACCCCTGGTTGGTGGGGAGGTGCTCATCCCTTTTCCCTTTTAGATTATACCATAGTGCATAATGGGGAAATATCATCCTATGATGCAAACCGCCGTTTTATAGAGATGTTTGGTTATAAGTGTACTCTCCTGACGGATACGGAAGTCATAACTTATATTTTTGATTACTTGAACCGTCGTCAGGGGTTAAACCTTATTGACATAGCATCCATTATTGCTGCTCCCTTTTGGGATGAAATCGACAGGATGCCCAAAGAAAGCAGAGAAAAATTCTCTGCCTTAAGAACCATTTATGCAAGCTTGCTGATTACAGGTCCTTTTTCAATTATTTTAGGCTATGAAGGCGGAATGATGGCGTTAAACGATAGACTAAAACTTCGCTCAATGGTGGCAGCAGAAAAGGACGATCTGGTACTGGTGGCAAGTGAAGAATGTGCTATTCGAATTATTTGCCCTGAGGTAGATAAAATCTGGAGTCCAAAGGGAGGAGAGCCTGTGATCGCATCACTTTCAGGAGGGAAAGCAAATGGGAATTAA
- the secG gene encoding preprotein translocase subunit SecG — MKVALSVIQVLMALGVICTVLLQSGKSAGLSGSIAGGAEQIFGAKKKSLDSLLSKMSTIFASLFLIFSLLLSILE; from the coding sequence GTGAAGGTTGCTTTATCAGTTATTCAGGTTTTAATGGCACTAGGTGTTATCTGTACTGTTTTACTTCAGTCAGGTAAAAGTGCCGGGCTTTCCGGTTCAATTGCTGGAGGTGCTGAACAAATTTTTGGTGCCAAAAAGAAGAGCCTTGATAGTTTACTTAGTAAAATGTCTACAATTTTTGCATCCTTATTCCTTATTTTTTCACTCCTTTTATCGATCCTTGAATAG
- the gpmI gene encoding 2,3-bisphosphoglycerate-independent phosphoglycerate mutase: MLVILDGWGISDQVEGNALKNAQLPCYTRLKSEYPYTTLEASGEYVGLPAGQMGNSEVGHLNMGAGRVVYQELTRINRAIKQGDFMENKALVQGIQSAKEKGQAVHFMGLLSDGGVHSHIEHLFALLDMAKKADVKKVYVHAFLDGRDVSPTNAKEYIVQLEQKMKELGVGTIATVMGRFYAMDRDRRWDRTAQAYGAMVEGTGKKATMAVAAVEQSYDFKITDEFVEPTVIVDEKGKPKGLVSPGDTLIFFNFRADRARQITRSFIEPDFTAFVRPKGFLPLHYVCFTQYDCTFKAPVAFPPQNLRNTLGEVLSSKGLKQARIAETEKYAHVTFFFNGGVEEPYPGEERFLIPSPKVATYNLKPEMSALEVTDKVVELLKSQEYQFIVLNYANPDMVGHTGFLDAAVQACEIVDKCLERIVAVAQSVGGTIVVTADHGNAEKMIDPETQEPHTAHTQDQVPFVLVGEKFKDQNISLRKKGSLQDIAPTILEVLAVEKPKEMTGESLIIRRFF, translated from the coding sequence ATGCTGGTAATTCTAGACGGATGGGGTATAAGTGATCAGGTAGAAGGCAATGCTTTAAAAAATGCCCAGCTGCCTTGTTATACTAGATTGAAAAGTGAATATCCCTATACTACTTTGGAAGCTTCTGGTGAATATGTTGGTTTGCCTGCAGGGCAAATGGGAAATTCAGAAGTAGGTCACTTAAATATGGGTGCCGGAAGAGTAGTATATCAGGAATTAACTAGAATTAACCGAGCAATTAAGCAAGGGGATTTTATGGAAAATAAAGCTTTGGTGCAAGGAATCCAAAGTGCTAAAGAAAAGGGTCAAGCAGTCCATTTTATGGGACTCTTATCAGATGGAGGAGTACATAGTCATATTGAGCATCTTTTTGCCCTTTTAGACATGGCCAAAAAAGCTGATGTTAAAAAAGTCTATGTACATGCTTTTTTAGATGGCAGGGATGTATCTCCAACCAATGCCAAAGAGTATATTGTACAATTAGAACAAAAAATGAAAGAACTTGGTGTTGGCACCATTGCGACAGTTATGGGCAGGTTCTATGCCATGGACCGGGATCGGCGTTGGGATAGAACAGCACAAGCTTATGGGGCTATGGTTGAGGGCACAGGCAAAAAAGCAACTATGGCTGTAGCTGCAGTAGAACAGTCTTACGATTTTAAAATAACAGATGAATTTGTGGAACCAACGGTAATTGTCGATGAAAAGGGAAAACCTAAAGGTTTAGTTTCACCAGGGGATACTCTCATCTTTTTTAATTTCAGAGCGGATCGAGCCAGACAAATTACCAGGTCCTTTATTGAACCAGATTTTACAGCTTTTGTACGGCCTAAGGGTTTTCTGCCTCTGCACTATGTCTGCTTTACTCAATATGATTGTACTTTTAAGGCGCCAGTAGCCTTTCCGCCTCAGAATTTAAGAAATACTTTAGGAGAAGTTTTGAGTTCCAAGGGGTTAAAACAGGCTCGAATTGCGGAAACAGAAAAATATGCTCATGTAACTTTCTTTTTTAACGGAGGAGTCGAAGAGCCTTATCCAGGGGAAGAGAGATTTTTGATTCCTTCGCCGAAAGTTGCGACTTATAACTTAAAGCCGGAAATGAGTGCTTTAGAGGTAACGGATAAGGTAGTAGAGCTGCTAAAGTCTCAAGAATATCAATTTATTGTTTTAAATTATGCTAACCCTGATATGGTAGGGCATACGGGTTTTTTAGATGCTGCGGTTCAGGCTTGTGAAATTGTAGACAAATGTTTAGAAAGAATAGTTGCTGTAGCTCAAAGTGTTGGTGGAACCATAGTGGTTACTGCAGACCACGGCAATGCGGAAAAGATGATTGACCCAGAAACACAGGAACCTCATACAGCCCATACCCAGGATCAGGTCCCCTTTGTGCTTGTGGGAGAAAAGTTTAAAGATCAAAACATTAGCTTAAGAAAAAAAGGCTCTCTGCAAGATATAGCTCCTACTATTTTAGAGGTTCTAGCTGTAGAAAAGCCAAAGGAAATGACAGGAGAAAGCTTAATTATTAGGAGGTTTTTTTAA
- the tpiA gene encoding triose-phosphate isomerase, producing the protein MRRPLIAGNWKMYKTAAQAKELMAQLVPLIADVNVEAVVCPPFTALETVKKLIAGTKLALGAQDVYWEDEGAFTGEVSAPMLASIGCTYCIVGHSERRQYFAETNETVNKKINALLQHNLTPIVCVGESLAQREQGITRDVCRQQLEQGLAGLNKEAAAKLVIAYEPVWAIGTGQTATADQAQEVIGYLRTILAEQFGQDTAELIRIQYGGSVKPGNVAELMEKPDIDGALVGGASLKAEDFAAIIQKSCHK; encoded by the coding sequence ATGAGAAGACCTTTAATAGCTGGCAACTGGAAAATGTATAAAACTGCTGCTCAGGCCAAGGAATTAATGGCCCAATTAGTACCTTTAATTGCTGATGTAAATGTGGAAGCCGTAGTTTGTCCGCCTTTTACAGCTTTAGAAACTGTTAAGAAACTAATTGCCGGTACAAAATTGGCTTTAGGAGCCCAAGATGTGTATTGGGAGGATGAAGGTGCTTTTACGGGAGAAGTTTCGGCTCCTATGTTGGCAAGCATTGGCTGCACTTATTGTATAGTAGGTCACTCTGAAAGACGCCAATATTTTGCTGAAACTAATGAAACAGTTAATAAAAAAATTAATGCTTTATTACAGCATAATTTAACACCCATTGTCTGTGTGGGTGAATCCCTGGCTCAAAGGGAACAAGGGATTACCAGAGATGTTTGCCGTCAGCAATTGGAGCAGGGTTTGGCTGGTTTGAATAAGGAAGCAGCAGCAAAGCTGGTTATAGCTTATGAACCTGTTTGGGCTATAGGCACTGGTCAAACTGCTACCGCAGACCAAGCCCAAGAGGTTATTGGCTATCTTCGCACTATTTTAGCAGAACAGTTTGGCCAGGATACTGCAGAATTAATTAGAATTCAGTACGGGGGCAGTGTAAAGCCTGGAAATGTTGCAGAATTAATGGAGAAGCCCGATATTGATGGAGCTTTAGTAGGTGGGGCCAGCTTAAAGGCAGAAGATTTTGCGGCTATTATACAAAAAAGCTGCCATAAATAA
- a CDS encoding FAD-dependent oxidoreductase, with translation MHYVIIGNSAAAIGCVDGLRSIDKSSSITIVSAEKYHTYSRPLISYWLNGKVDTDKMYYRKENYYQQNGCTTILGKKAVEIDADKKEIKLEDQQCLKYDKLLVATGSKPVIPPIEGLDSVKNLFTFFTWDSAQDLKKAVGKDSRVLILGAGLIGLKAAEGLRDLCKKVTVVDLANRILPSILDLDGAEYVEKHLEEQGISIVLNDAAVKFAQDTATLKTGKEIEFDILVVAVGVEPNTILLQNAGALVKRGIWVDPQQKTSLPDIFAAGDCVESYDISSHESKVLALLPNAYMQGQIAGMNMAGKDEKYTKAIPMNAISFFGLPMITAGSLQGKELVAKGQNYYKKLVYADGLLKGYILIGNIERAGIYTSLIREQIPLKKINFDLLSIKPQLLVFDERTRKEKLAGGDKK, from the coding sequence GTGCATTATGTGATTATTGGCAACTCAGCAGCTGCTATAGGGTGTGTAGATGGTTTAAGATCCATTGATAAATCATCTTCTATAACAATTGTTTCAGCAGAAAAATACCATACTTATTCCCGCCCGCTGATTTCATATTGGTTAAACGGTAAAGTGGATACGGATAAGATGTATTACCGCAAAGAGAATTATTACCAACAAAATGGCTGTACCACAATTTTAGGTAAAAAAGCTGTGGAAATAGATGCTGATAAGAAAGAAATTAAGCTGGAAGATCAGCAATGTTTAAAATATGACAAATTGTTAGTTGCAACAGGTTCTAAGCCGGTAATTCCACCAATTGAAGGTTTAGACAGTGTAAAAAACCTCTTTACGTTTTTTACCTGGGACAGCGCGCAAGACCTGAAAAAGGCTGTAGGAAAAGATTCCAGAGTACTGATTCTCGGCGCCGGATTAATCGGCTTAAAAGCTGCGGAAGGTCTGCGTGATTTGTGTAAAAAAGTTACTGTAGTTGACTTGGCCAACCGGATTTTACCCAGCATTTTAGATTTGGACGGAGCTGAGTACGTAGAAAAGCATTTGGAGGAGCAGGGAATCAGTATTGTCTTAAACGACGCTGCCGTAAAATTTGCTCAAGATACTGCAACCTTAAAAACAGGGAAAGAAATTGAGTTCGACATTTTGGTAGTAGCAGTTGGCGTGGAACCAAATACTATTCTGCTGCAAAATGCAGGGGCTTTGGTAAAAAGAGGGATTTGGGTCGATCCACAGCAAAAAACCTCTCTGCCTGACATTTTTGCTGCCGGGGATTGCGTAGAGAGTTATGATATTTCCTCCCATGAGTCGAAAGTACTAGCGCTGCTGCCCAATGCCTATATGCAAGGTCAAATTGCCGGTATGAATATGGCAGGGAAAGATGAAAAGTATACAAAGGCCATCCCTATGAATGCAATTAGTTTCTTTGGCCTGCCGATGATAACGGCAGGCTCCCTCCAAGGCAAGGAGCTAGTTGCTAAGGGACAAAATTACTACAAAAAATTAGTTTACGCCGATGGCTTATTAAAAGGCTATATTTTAATTGGTAATATTGAGAGAGCAGGAATTTATACTTCTTTAATTAGAGAACAGATCCCCTTGAAAAAGATAAATTTCGATTTGCTTAGTATAAAACCACAGCTGCTTGTTTTTGATGAGAGAACTAGAAAAGAAAAATTAGCTGGAGGTGATAAAAAATGA
- the rnr gene encoding ribonuclease R: MDREELLQYMQDSTYKPLTAEELVSNLEIKDVKTFLNLLKELEEEGFIVLTRKNKYGLTEKMGLIAGRVQGHPKGFAFLLADAPHISDIFISPEDLNGAMHNDRVLVRLNKKSAFNFKPEGEVIRILKRANQQIVGYFEKSKNFGFVVPDEKRIGHDIFVAIDDTKGAQNGDKVVVEITRWPEKRRNPEGRIVEVLGKAGAAGVDVLSIVRKYQLPEEFPPKVIQEAEEIPSTVSPESLENRRDLRNVPMVTIDGADAKDLDDAVSLSILENGNYLLGVHIADVSYYVREGSKLDQEAYNRATSVYLVDRVIPMLPPKLSNGICSLNAGVDRLAMSAQMEINPQGQVVKYDIFPSVIHIDERMTYDNVRKILEEKDEELSKRYAPFVVTFQNMAALANILKEKRLERGAVDFDFPESKVKLDQQGKPMEIVKRTRSVAEMIIEEFMLCANETVAQHMYWLEAPFVYRIHEEPDLDDLTDLNEFLHGLGYHLKFNDEIHPRAFQDIVAKVQGRPEEKVVSTVLLRTMKHAKYAPDCLGHFGLACPYYCHFTSPIRRYPDLVIHRVIKEYLENGEPNPKRLAKLEKLMPAYAEQSSLREKIAEDAERESVDLKKVEYMERYLGEIFPGVISSVTSFGLFVELDNTVEGLVHVSTLTDDYYQFLDKQLALLGEHTHKTYKIGDRVMVQVSKVNTLERQIDFELIGMAE; encoded by the coding sequence ATGGATCGTGAAGAACTATTGCAATATATGCAGGATAGTACATATAAGCCGCTGACGGCGGAAGAACTTGTTTCTAATTTAGAGATTAAGGATGTTAAGACTTTTCTTAATCTATTAAAAGAACTTGAAGAAGAAGGTTTTATTGTCTTAACTAGAAAAAATAAATACGGATTGACAGAAAAAATGGGCCTCATTGCCGGCAGGGTTCAAGGCCATCCTAAAGGATTTGCTTTTTTGCTGGCCGATGCGCCCCATATTTCCGATATTTTTATTAGTCCCGAAGACTTAAATGGTGCTATGCACAATGACCGGGTTTTAGTTCGCCTGAATAAAAAATCCGCTTTTAACTTTAAGCCCGAGGGTGAAGTAATTAGAATTTTAAAAAGAGCAAACCAACAAATAGTTGGCTATTTCGAAAAGTCTAAAAACTTTGGTTTTGTGGTTCCTGACGAAAAAAGGATTGGTCACGATATCTTTGTAGCTATAGATGATACAAAGGGCGCCCAAAACGGGGATAAAGTAGTGGTAGAAATTACTCGTTGGCCGGAAAAACGCCGGAACCCAGAAGGACGCATTGTAGAGGTGCTAGGAAAAGCAGGAGCTGCCGGTGTAGACGTTTTATCTATTGTCCGTAAATATCAGCTGCCGGAAGAGTTTCCCCCAAAGGTTATCCAGGAAGCTGAGGAAATTCCTTCCACAGTAAGTCCGGAAAGCTTAGAAAATCGCCGGGATTTGAGAAATGTACCTATGGTAACTATTGACGGTGCTGACGCTAAGGACTTAGATGATGCTGTCTCCTTATCTATTTTAGAAAACGGCAACTATTTACTTGGAGTACATATCGCCGATGTAAGTTACTACGTACGGGAAGGAAGCAAACTGGACCAAGAAGCATATAATAGGGCTACAAGTGTCTATTTAGTTGACCGGGTCATTCCCATGCTCCCACCTAAATTATCCAATGGCATCTGCAGCTTAAATGCTGGTGTAGACAGATTGGCCATGAGTGCCCAAATGGAAATTAACCCCCAAGGACAAGTTGTTAAATACGATATTTTTCCATCTGTTATTCATATTGACGAACGAATGACTTACGATAATGTACGAAAAATATTAGAGGAAAAAGATGAGGAATTAAGCAAACGCTATGCTCCCTTTGTAGTTACTTTTCAAAATATGGCAGCCTTGGCCAATATTTTAAAAGAGAAGCGCCTGGAAAGAGGAGCGGTTGATTTTGATTTTCCCGAAAGCAAGGTGAAATTAGATCAACAAGGTAAACCTATGGAAATTGTCAAAAGAACCCGTAGTGTGGCTGAAATGATTATTGAAGAATTTATGCTTTGTGCCAATGAAACAGTAGCCCAACATATGTATTGGCTGGAAGCACCTTTTGTTTACCGGATCCATGAAGAGCCTGATTTAGATGATTTAACAGATTTAAATGAATTTCTCCATGGCTTAGGGTATCATCTTAAATTTAACGATGAAATTCATCCCAGGGCTTTTCAAGATATTGTCGCCAAGGTCCAGGGCAGGCCGGAAGAAAAAGTTGTCAGCACTGTTTTGCTGCGGACCATGAAACATGCAAAATATGCTCCTGACTGCCTGGGCCACTTTGGGCTGGCGTGCCCTTACTACTGCCACTTTACTTCACCAATTAGAAGGTACCCGGATTTGGTAATACATCGAGTCATTAAAGAATACTTGGAAAATGGTGAACCAAATCCGAAGCGTTTAGCTAAACTGGAAAAATTAATGCCTGCTTATGCTGAACAGTCCAGCCTGCGGGAAAAAATAGCTGAAGACGCAGAAAGGGAATCTGTCGACTTGAAAAAAGTGGAATATATGGAACGTTATCTGGGAGAAATATTTCCGGGAGTCATAAGCAGCGTAACTTCCTTTGGCCTATTTGTAGAGCTGGACAACACCGTGGAAGGATTAGTCCATGTTTCCACACTGACAGATGATTATTACCAATTTTTAGATAAGCAGTTAGCCCTTTTAGGAGAACATACCCATAAAACTTATAAAATTGGCGATCGTGTTATGGTTCAAGTAAGTAAAGTTAATACTTTGGAAAGACAAATCGATTTTGAGCTCATAGGGATGGCAGAATAA
- the eno gene encoding phosphopyruvate hydratase encodes MPTITDVFAREIIDSRGNPTVEVDVYLEDGSMGRAAVPSGASTGAYEAVELRDGDSGRFLGKGVMDAVNNVNAVIAPEVVGMEALDQVGVDQMLLELDGTPNKSKLGANAILGVSLAVAKAGADSLSLPLYRYIGGVNAKQLPVPMMNILNGGKHADNNVDIQEFMIMPVGAENFAEGLRMGVEVFHNLKAVLKGKRLNTAVGDEGGFAPNLGSNEEALEVIMEAIKKADYEAGKDILLALDVAATELYKDGKYILAGENKELSTGQMIDFYADLTSRYPIISIEDGLAEDDWDGWKELTSRLGKEVQLVGDDLFVTNTEKLRRGIENDTANAILIKVNQIGTLTETLDAIEMAKKAGYTTIVSHRSGETEDTTIADIAVATNAGQIKTGAPSRTDRVAKYNQLLRIEEELDYLAQYFGSKTFYNLKK; translated from the coding sequence ATGCCCACAATTACTGATGTTTTTGCTAGAGAAATTATTGATTCCAGAGGAAACCCAACTGTTGAAGTAGATGTCTATTTAGAAGACGGTTCTATGGGCAGAGCGGCTGTTCCCTCTGGAGCTTCTACAGGTGCTTATGAAGCTGTCGAACTGCGGGATGGCGATTCCGGCAGGTTTTTAGGCAAAGGGGTTATGGATGCTGTTAATAATGTCAATGCTGTTATTGCCCCTGAAGTAGTAGGTATGGAAGCTCTTGACCAAGTTGGAGTTGACCAAATGCTCTTAGAGCTAGATGGTACTCCAAATAAGTCTAAGCTAGGGGCCAATGCAATTTTAGGTGTTTCCTTGGCCGTAGCTAAAGCAGGAGCAGATTCTTTAAGCCTACCTCTCTACCGCTATATTGGTGGAGTCAATGCTAAGCAGTTGCCTGTTCCCATGATGAATATCTTAAATGGGGGTAAGCATGCTGATAATAACGTGGACATTCAAGAGTTCATGATTATGCCCGTTGGTGCTGAAAACTTTGCCGAAGGTTTGAGAATGGGAGTTGAAGTATTCCACAACTTAAAAGCTGTTTTAAAAGGCAAAAGGTTGAACACTGCCGTTGGCGATGAAGGTGGTTTTGCACCAAACCTTGGCTCTAACGAAGAAGCATTAGAAGTTATTATGGAAGCAATTAAAAAGGCTGATTATGAAGCAGGAAAAGATATACTACTAGCTTTAGATGTAGCTGCCACAGAACTTTATAAAGATGGCAAGTATATATTAGCAGGGGAAAATAAAGAACTTTCCACAGGACAGATGATTGATTTTTACGCAGATTTAACCAGCCGTTATCCCATTATTTCCATTGAAGATGGATTGGCTGAAGATGACTGGGATGGTTGGAAAGAACTTACTTCCCGTCTAGGCAAAGAAGTTCAACTAGTTGGCGATGATTTATTTGTGACTAATACAGAGAAATTACGCCGCGGAATTGAAAACGATACTGCTAATGCCATTTTAATTAAAGTTAACCAAATAGGTACTTTAACAGAAACTTTAGATGCTATTGAAATGGCCAAAAAAGCTGGCTATACAACAATTGTTTCCCACCGTTCCGGAGAAACAGAAGATACAACAATTGCGGACATAGCTGTGGCAACAAATGCAGGCCAAATCAAAACAGGTGCACCTTCAAGAACTGACCGGGTTGCTAAATACAACCAATTATTAAGAATCGAAGAAGAGCTTGATTATCTGGCTCAATATTTTGGAAGCAAAACCTTTTATAATTTGAAGAAGTAA
- a CDS encoding 4Fe-4S dicluster domain-containing protein, translating to MEKIYVNEDRCIGCHLCEYYCAFAHSGKTDMVKAFAAGQKPSPRLVIEEQDNISFAVSCRHCTDPLCVKSCLTGAMEINEEGKVFVDETRCVGCNTCILVCPYGAILPGDGKVVKKCDLCTSFGKPICAEKCPNLAIVYEERGEV from the coding sequence ATGGAGAAGATATACGTAAATGAAGATCGGTGTATTGGCTGCCACCTTTGTGAGTATTATTGTGCTTTTGCCCATAGCGGCAAAACAGATATGGTTAAAGCTTTTGCCGCCGGACAAAAACCATCACCTAGATTAGTAATTGAAGAGCAGGATAATATTAGCTTTGCAGTTTCCTGCAGACATTGTACAGATCCCTTATGCGTGAAATCTTGCTTGACAGGAGCAATGGAAATTAACGAAGAAGGAAAAGTATTTGTAGATGAAACAAGATGCGTGGGCTGCAACACTTGTATTCTAGTCTGCCCTTATGGTGCTATTTTACCAGGAGACGGCAAAGTGGTTAAAAAATGTGACTTGTGCACTAGTTTTGGCAAACCAATCTGTGCTGAGAAGTGTCCAAATTTGGCAATTGTATATGAGGAAAGGGGGGAAGTCTAG